One part of the Dioscorea cayenensis subsp. rotundata cultivar TDr96_F1 chromosome 2, TDr96_F1_v2_PseudoChromosome.rev07_lg8_w22 25.fasta, whole genome shotgun sequence genome encodes these proteins:
- the LOC120278062 gene encoding protein PYRICULARIA ORYZAE RESISTANCE 21, with protein MAEKISTLILKVDLSCHLCYKKIRKVLCKLQEKENIRSITYDEKGNAVIISGPFDPQKLSKKLKCKACKVIKDIQIKEDKEKPKEKPKVIDPPPPKPKEDPPKPKEEPPKPKVTPIKPEPEPPQVVPVSVVQEPEMYPPMWPQGPVCCGRPWFDGGYYVGCKCWTCGRGFGFAEGPCYDGYPKSTCQFFCEEDQSTCVVM; from the exons ATGGCAGAGAAG atcTCCACATTAATCTTAAAGGTTGACTTATCATGCCACCTTTGTTACAAAAAGATCAGAAAAGTCCTATGCAAACTTCAAG aaaaagaaaacatcagatcaATCACATATGATGAGAAGGGGAATGCAGTGATAATCTCTGGTCCATTTGATCCTCAAAAACTTTCAAAGAAGTTAAAATGCAAAGCATGCAAAGTTATCAAAGACATTCAAAtcaaagaagacaaagaaaagcCAAAGGAAAAACCTAAAGTTATTGATCCACCACCACCAAAACCTAAAGAAGACCCTCCAAAACCTAAAGAAGAGCCTCCTAAACCTAAAGTTACACCAATAAAACCTGAACCAGAACCACCACAAGTTGTACCAGTAAGTGTTGTTCAAGAGCCAGAAATGTACCCACCAATGTGGCCACAAGGTCCTGTTTGTTGTGGCAGGCCATGGTTTGATGGAGGGTATTATGTGGGTTGTAAGTGTTGGACTTGTGGAAGAGGTTTTGGATTTGCTGAAGGACCATGTTATGATGGTTACCCTAAATCTACTTGTCAATTCTTTTGTGAAGAAGATCAATCTACATGTGTtgttatgtaa
- the LOC120270840 gene encoding E3 ubiquitin-protein ligase At3g02290-like isoform X2, whose product MGALLCCFRVQEAPEQRESPVRRRICSPLNSFVQPFRHGYISLFQRGDVRVVPLPAGRASPSAFTSRDADYSAIDSFHPPPRPLAFDDPRFSAHHDDVSLSQRDKSSSQSHEDTRSLRGCCNEPCSETGREVKTDGSKCGVKLYCSDLPQKRSPEKKISGSAYYFCPTEDEDVCPTCLEEYTLENPKITLQCSHDYHLSCIYEWMERSEACPVCGKIMMFVET is encoded by the exons ATGGGGGCTTTGTTGTGTTGTTTCCGTGTACAGGAAGCACCCGAGCAGCGGGAATCACCTGTTCGTCGACGTATCTGCTCCCCTTTGAACAGCTTTGTTCAACCATTTAGACATGGG TACATTTCACTATTCCAAAGAGGAGACGTGCGTGTTGTGCCTTTACCTGCTGGGAGAGCAAGCCCTTCGGCTTTTACCAGCAGAGATGCAGACTATTCTGCTATTGATTCATTCCATCCTCCTCCGAGACCACTGGCTTTTGATGATCCTCGATTCTCAGCACATCATGATGATGTATCTCTCTCACAGCGTGACAAGTCTTCAAGCCAATCTCATGAGGATACTCGGTCACTGAGAGGTTGTTGCAATGAACCTTGTTCTGAAACAGGGAGAGAAGTCAAGACTGATGGATCTAAATGTGGAGTGAAATTATATTGTTCTGATTTACCACAAAAGCGTTCTCcagagaaaaagataagtggatCTGCATACTATTTTTGTCCGACTGAAGATGAAGATGTTTGTCCAACATGTCTTGAAG AATATACTCTTGAAAACCCGAAGATAACACTGCAATGTTCCCATGATTACCATCTAAGTTGCATATATGAATGGATGGAGAGAAGTGAAGCTTGCCCAGTCTGCGGAAAG ataatgATGTTCGTGGAAACGTAA
- the LOC120270840 gene encoding E3 ubiquitin-protein ligase At3g02290-like isoform X1, whose translation MGALLCCFRVQEAPEQRESPVRRRICSPLNSFVQPFRHGYISLFQRGDVRVVPLPAGRASPSAFTSRDADYSAIDSFHPPPRPLAFDDPRFSAHHDDVSLSQRDKSSSQSHEDTRSLRGCCNEPCSETGREVKTDGSKCGVKLYCSDLPQKRSPEKKISGSAYYFCPTEDEDVCPTCLEEYTLENPKITLQCSHDYHLSCIYEWMERSEACPVCGKVINFSQLSP comes from the exons ATGGGGGCTTTGTTGTGTTGTTTCCGTGTACAGGAAGCACCCGAGCAGCGGGAATCACCTGTTCGTCGACGTATCTGCTCCCCTTTGAACAGCTTTGTTCAACCATTTAGACATGGG TACATTTCACTATTCCAAAGAGGAGACGTGCGTGTTGTGCCTTTACCTGCTGGGAGAGCAAGCCCTTCGGCTTTTACCAGCAGAGATGCAGACTATTCTGCTATTGATTCATTCCATCCTCCTCCGAGACCACTGGCTTTTGATGATCCTCGATTCTCAGCACATCATGATGATGTATCTCTCTCACAGCGTGACAAGTCTTCAAGCCAATCTCATGAGGATACTCGGTCACTGAGAGGTTGTTGCAATGAACCTTGTTCTGAAACAGGGAGAGAAGTCAAGACTGATGGATCTAAATGTGGAGTGAAATTATATTGTTCTGATTTACCACAAAAGCGTTCTCcagagaaaaagataagtggatCTGCATACTATTTTTGTCCGACTGAAGATGAAGATGTTTGTCCAACATGTCTTGAAG AATATACTCTTGAAAACCCGAAGATAACACTGCAATGTTCCCATGATTACCATCTAAGTTGCATATATGAATGGATGGAGAGAAGTGAAGCTTGCCCAGTCTGCGGAAAGGTAATTAATTTTTCTCAACTATCACCATAA
- the LOC120279230 gene encoding protein DROOPING LEAF-like — protein MAGSYTKMNLFALLQVGVPCKRLMDTVTVKCGHCNHLSFLSPRSLLHSLSSSSSSSDHPHITFQGTCSDCRKSSNQLPQSSSSTSTDPSTPSAPFVVKPPEKKHRLPSAYNRFMKEEIQRIKAEKPNIPHREAFSMAAKNESANGFIIESLNALK, from the exons ATGGCGGGAAGTTATACAAAGATG AACTTATTTGCATTATTACAGGTTGGAGTTCCATGCAAGAGACTCATGGACACAGTCACTGTCAAGTGTGGCCACTGCAACCATCTCTCCTTCCTCAGTCCCAGATCATTACTCCATTCtctatcctcttcttcttcttcttctgatcaTCCTCACATCACTTTTCAG GGTACATGCAGTGACTGCAGGAAGAGCAGCAACCAATTACCTCAGTCTTCTTCTTCCACTTCCACTGATCCTTCAACTCCATCTGCACCATTTGTTGTTAAAC CTCCAGAGAAGAAACACAGACTTCCATCTGCCTACAACCGTTTTatgaa agAGGAAATTCAGAGAATAAAAGCCGAAAAGCCCAACATTCCTCATAGAGAAGCATTTAGCATGGCGGCGAAAAAT GAGAGTGCTAATGGTTTCATCATAGAGAGCTTGAATGCATTGAAGTAA
- the LOC120270621 gene encoding LOW QUALITY PROTEIN: probable tRNA (guanine(26)-N(2))-dimethyltransferase 2 (The sequence of the model RefSeq protein was modified relative to this genomic sequence to represent the inferred CDS: inserted 1 base in 1 codon), which yields MRFIVGTAFKLPRKPSKSNLSFFSSAQNSERSNLALEIEGCRVIKEGEAQVLLDDSNGVFCNKAQVNNRDMSIAVLRTFIAKRKEEHASKFCRENVNDPLKSHQELKEPMVLEALAASGLRAIRYAQEVEGISQVIALDSDKASVDACKRNIQFNGSVASSKVEVHLVDARVHMLTHPKEFDVVDIDPYGSPSIFLDSAVQSVADGGMLMCTATDMAVLCGDDREVCYSKYGSYPLKGKYCHEMALRILLASIESHANRYKRHIVPVLSVYMDFYIRVFVRIFTSGSAMKETPLKLSYVYQCVGCDSFHLQCLGRTFTKNNNVRYAPAFGSSLSTKECGDCGRKFTIGGPIWSAPIHNHDWVVSTLSDVIAMKNRYPAYDRISAVLTTISEYNELPDAALFLNLHNLSATVKCDXPSALMFRSAVINAGYHISGTHITPLGLKSDAPMSVIWDIMRCWVKTRKVKDQPSDQPGAAILAKEPTLQVNFKKAVGAVSKAQANNIARFLPKPEKNWGPKIRAGRRIIATKHASILGCKNIVTDDTGS from the exons ATGCGTTTCATTGTTGGAACAGCCTTCAAATTGCCTCGGaaaccatcaaaatcaaatctttccttcttttcttctgcTCAGAACTCTGAAAGATCCAACCTGGCGTTGGAGATTGAAGGTTGTAGAGTCATCAAGGAAGGGGAAGCTCAGGTCCTCTTGGATGACAGTAATGGCGTTTTCTGCAACAAGGCTCAG GTTAACAACAGAGACATGTCTATTGCTGTTTTGCGGACATTTATTGCCAAACGCAAGGAAGAACATGCTTCAAAGTTCTGTAGGGAGAATGTAAATGATCCACTTAAGAGCCATCAAGAACTTAAAGAACCAATGGTTCTTGAG GCTTTGGCTGCTTCGGGATTAAGAGCGATACGTTATGCCCAAGAAGTAGAAGGCATAAGCCAAGTCATTGCTCTAGATAGCGATAAAG CTTCTGTTGATGCTTGCAAGAGGAACATACAATTTAATGGCTCTGTAGCAAGTTCAAAAGTGGAAGTTCATCTTGTGGATGCTCGAGTTCACATGTTAACCCACCCAAAAGAATTTGATGTT GTGGATATTGATCCGTACGGATCACCTTCCATATTCTTGGATTCGGCAGTTCAATCAGTAGCCGACGGGGGCATGCTAATGTGCACAGCTACCGACATGGCGGTGCTCTGTGGGGATGACCGGGAAGTTTGTTATTCCAA GTATGGTTCATACCCTCTGAAAGGAAAATACTGCCATGAAATGGCTTTGAGAATCCTTCTCGCATCAATTGAG AGTCATGCAAATCGATATAAGCGTCACATTGTTCCTGTCCTCTCTGTATATATGGATTTCTATATCCGGGTCTTTGTACGCATTTTCAC GTCTGGAAGTGCCATGAAGGAGACTCCTCTTAAACTCTCATATGTCTACCAATGTGTTGGTTGTGATTCATTCCATCTGCAGTGTCTCGGCAGAACTTTTACGAAG AACAATAATGTGAGATATGCTCCTGCATTCGGGTCCTCTTTGTCGACAAAAGAGTGCGGTGATTGTGGAAGGAAATTCACCATTGGTGGGCCAATATGGTCCGCTCCAATCCATAACCATGATTGGGTTGTTTCCACATTATCAGATGTTATAGCAATGAAGAATAGATATCCTGCGTATGATAGAATCTCTGCTGTACTAACAACAATCTCCGAGTACAAT GAATTGCCAGATGCCGCTcttttcctcaacctccacaactTGTCTGCAACAGTCAAGTGTG TCCCCTCGGCACTCATGTTCCGCTCTGCAGTGATCAACGCTGGGTATCACATCTCTGGCACCCACATTACTCCGCTCGGGCTTAAATCAGACGCGCCCATGAGTGTCATTTGGGACATCATGCGTTGTTGG GTTAAAACACGGAAAGTAAAAGATCAACCATCAGATCAACCTGGCGCAGCTATCCTTGCAAAGGAACCAACTCTGCAA GTGAATTTTAAAAAAGCCGTCGGAGCTGTTAGCAAAGCACAAGCTAACAACATTGCGAGGTTTCTTCCAAAACCCGAAAAAAATTGGGGGCCTAAGATCAGGGCAGGAAGGCGGATTATCGCTACGAAGCATGCTTCGATCTTGGGCTGCAAAAACATCGTTACCGATGATACGGGTTCATGA